A genomic window from Silene latifolia isolate original U9 population chromosome Y, ASM4854445v1, whole genome shotgun sequence includes:
- the LOC141631735 gene encoding uncharacterized protein LOC141631735, giving the protein MGFSKKDLQKKTIPLVGFSGETANSLGEIVIATYAGGINKRVRYLVIDGPSTYNVILGRPWLHLMKAVPSTYNQCVKFPTPWGVEKIQAAQKKARVCYKNALKCTTSPRA; this is encoded by the coding sequence atggggtttAGCAAGAAAGACTTGCAGAAGAAGACCATCCCGCTGGTggggttcagtggagaaacagctAACTCATTGGGAGAGATCGTGATTGCAACCTATGCAGGAGGAATCAACAAACGTGTGAGATACTTGGTCATAGATGGACCATCTACCTACAATGTTATTCTTGGAAGACCATGGTTACATCTAATgaaggcagtcccctcaacatataaTCAATGTGTGAAGTTCCCCACGCCCTGGGGAGTAGAAAAAATACAAGCAGCCCAGAAGAAAGCCAGAGTCTGCTACAAAAATGCATTGAAGTGCACAACTAGTCCTCGAGCATAG